One genomic window of Bos taurus isolate L1 Dominette 01449 registration number 42190680 breed Hereford chromosome Y, ARS-UCD2.0, whole genome shotgun sequence includes the following:
- the LOC100847998 gene encoding allergen Bos d 2-like, translating to MKVVFLTLLLGLVCAAQEEDTAESASKLSGQWSATYIASNGLATAGQKAFVIPHRLYIVFCGKCFILMFYVYDCNWHVWRPVFICGVWKGPYTYTYEYNGTNQIEFIHVSEKALVAINVNLDETSKKTQQILLFGKENEVDEEYLEIFKKEALSRKISEENIKDLTEPDKCLAVA from the exons ATGAAGGTTGTGTTCCTGACTCTTCTCCTTGGTCTGGTTTGTGCTGCTCAAGAAGAGGATACTGCGGAAAGTGCCTCAAAG CTTTCAGGACAGTGGAGCGCCACGTACATTGCATCCAATGGCCTAGCGACGGCCGGTCAGAAAGCCTTCGTCATACCTCACAGGCTTTATATTGTGTTTTGCGGGAAATGCTTCATACTAATGTTCTACGTTTATGACTG caaCTGGCACGTGTGGAGACCAGTATTCATTTGTGGAGTATGGAAAGGACCTTATACTTACACATATGAAT atAATGGTACAAATCAAATTGAATTTATTCATGTTTCCGAAAAAGCTCTGGTAGCAATCAATGTCAACTTGGATGAAACAAGCAAGAAGACGCAACAGATTCTACTATTCG gcaaagaaaatgaagttgatGAGGAATACTTAGAGATATTCAAGAAGGAGGCTCTAAGTCGGAAGAtttcagaagaaaacattaaGGATTTAACCGAACCTG ataaATGTCTTGCTGTGGCATGA